In Candidatus Kaistella beijingensis, a genomic segment contains:
- a CDS encoding lysophospholipid acyltransferase family protein, protein MDFLFKIILLFSKLPLKILYIFSDCTFFLIYHIAGYRKEVVSENLRNSFPHRTNEELKKIRKNFYLNFSDYIVETLKSFTMSSHELRVRVQHLNQAVFHEAKAEGKNVILLSGHVFNWEWFNALATIIPQENSFPVYRKVQSNFWEEKVKSIRNRFGNHAIEAKEVIRHIFRNPNDGNSVYMFVADQTPHFSEITYGLNFLNQKTPAFIGYDKLSTRMDLAFVYCDMKKVKRGFYQINYYRIYPDGEKFVEHEVVKKFHKLLENTINKRPDNYLWSHRRWKYQHAIKVMDKE, encoded by the coding sequence ATGGACTTCCTATTTAAGATTATTCTACTTTTCTCCAAACTTCCGCTGAAAATCCTGTACATTTTTTCCGATTGTACTTTTTTCTTGATTTATCATATCGCCGGATATCGAAAAGAGGTGGTTTCCGAAAATTTAAGAAACTCATTTCCCCATAGAACAAACGAAGAATTAAAGAAAATAAGGAAGAATTTTTATCTGAATTTTTCAGATTATATTGTTGAAACTTTAAAATCTTTTACAATGTCATCGCACGAATTGAGGGTCAGAGTTCAACACCTGAATCAGGCCGTCTTCCACGAGGCAAAAGCAGAAGGCAAAAATGTGATCCTACTTTCCGGTCACGTTTTCAATTGGGAGTGGTTCAATGCTTTGGCAACGATTATTCCGCAAGAAAACAGCTTCCCGGTTTACCGAAAAGTTCAGAGCAATTTTTGGGAAGAAAAAGTAAAATCAATCCGCAATCGATTCGGAAATCATGCGATTGAGGCAAAGGAAGTGATTCGCCATATTTTCAGAAATCCAAACGACGGAAATTCTGTATACATGTTTGTTGCCGACCAAACTCCACATTTCTCGGAAATAACTTATGGATTGAATTTCCTTAACCAAAAAACTCCCGCTTTCATCGGCTACGACAAGCTTTCTACAAGGATGGATTTGGCTTTTGTGTATTGCGACATGAAGAAAGTAAAACGCGGTTTTTACCAAATCAACTATTACCGCATTTATCCAGACGGTGAAAAATTTGTGGAACATGAAGTGGTGAAAAAATTCCATAAACTGCTGGAGAATACGATCAACAAAAGACCCGACAATTATTTGTGGTCGCACCGAAGATGGAAATATCAACATGCGATTAAGGTAATGGACAAAGAATGA
- a CDS encoding glycosyltransferase family 2 protein, with protein MLNKLAIVILSWNGKNWLEKFLPKVILYSQNAEVYVVDNGSTDNSVEFLNLNFPTVKIVQNKENFGFAGGYNEGLKKIDAEIYCLLNSDVEVTENWLQPVLNLFEKDKNIAAVQPKILDYNKRNYFEFAGAAGGFIDNLGYPYCRGRVFEKTEEDKGQYDDETEIFWASGCCFFIRSKDFWEQKGFDERFFAHQEEIDLCWRLINSGKKIFYTAKSTVYHVGGGTLSKQSAEKTYLNIRNNLSMLLKNLPFRKLIWLIFFRLCLDAIAGIYFGLKNGFPHFWGVVRAHFGFYAQVPETIKRRGNNQIHDYFQSKWLIFRHFL; from the coding sequence ATCTTGAATAAATTAGCAATCGTCATTTTAAGTTGGAACGGCAAAAATTGGTTGGAAAAATTTCTACCCAAAGTCATTCTTTATTCCCAAAATGCAGAAGTCTATGTAGTTGACAACGGTTCAACTGATAATTCCGTAGAATTTTTAAACTTGAATTTTCCAACGGTTAAAATTGTTCAGAATAAAGAAAATTTTGGTTTTGCAGGCGGTTACAATGAAGGTTTAAAAAAGATTGATGCCGAAATTTACTGCCTTCTAAACTCCGATGTAGAAGTGACTGAAAACTGGTTGCAACCTGTTTTAAATTTGTTTGAAAAAGACAAAAACATTGCTGCAGTTCAACCGAAAATTTTGGATTACAACAAAAGAAATTATTTCGAATTTGCAGGTGCTGCAGGTGGTTTTATCGATAATCTTGGTTATCCTTATTGTAGAGGAAGAGTTTTTGAAAAAACCGAGGAAGATAAAGGTCAGTATGATGACGAAACCGAAATTTTCTGGGCTTCAGGTTGCTGTTTTTTTATTCGCTCCAAGGATTTTTGGGAACAAAAAGGGTTTGATGAAAGATTTTTCGCTCATCAAGAAGAAATTGATTTGTGTTGGCGTTTGATTAACTCGGGAAAGAAAATTTTCTACACCGCGAAATCCACTGTTTATCATGTCGGTGGTGGAACTTTGAGTAAACAAAGCGCAGAAAAAACTTATCTCAACATCCGAAATAATCTTTCGATGTTGTTGAAAAACTTGCCTTTTCGAAAACTGATTTGGTTGATCTTTTTCCGTTTGTGTTTGGACGCAATTGCCGGAATTTATTTTGGCTTAAAAAACGGTTTCCCTCATTTTTGGGGAGTTGTAAGGGCTCATTTTGGATTTTATGCCCAAGTTCCGGAAACCATAAAACGTCGTGGAAATAATCAAATCCATGATTACTTTCAATCCAAATGGTTGATTTTTAGACATTTCCTGTAG
- a CDS encoding alpha/beta hydrolase, producing MKIDIYLVIGIIVASTLIIGLIIYFFQHKFFFQPEKLPPDFKFAYDNLKAEEVTVEPEPGAKINYLHFIVDNPKGVVIYLKGNTKSIKGWGKFAIDFTRLGYEVIMMDYRGFGKSTGKRNVEAMKRDSQFIYNLAKKQYSEDKIVVYGRSLGSGFAARLAAKNNPRLLILTSPLYSLLRTIHRYLPFMPAKPFLRYNIPTFHYLKNVRCPIKIIHGSDDKLVPISTAVDLSEINPELTRLYVILRAGHINVHQFEEYHRVMEEIFEERKVFINAETTSLGYSHRK from the coding sequence ATGAAAATAGATATTTATCTCGTCATCGGAATTATCGTAGCCAGTACCTTGATTATCGGGTTGATCATCTATTTTTTTCAACACAAATTTTTCTTCCAGCCAGAAAAACTTCCACCCGATTTCAAGTTTGCGTACGATAATTTGAAAGCCGAAGAAGTCACCGTGGAACCTGAACCGGGAGCAAAAATCAATTATCTGCATTTCATCGTCGATAACCCGAAAGGAGTCGTGATTTATTTAAAGGGAAATACGAAAAGTATCAAAGGTTGGGGAAAATTCGCCATCGATTTCACGCGACTTGGTTACGAAGTCATCATGATGGATTATCGCGGATTCGGGAAAAGCACCGGAAAACGCAACGTCGAAGCCATGAAACGTGATTCACAATTCATCTACAATCTTGCAAAAAAGCAATATTCAGAAGACAAAATTGTTGTTTACGGTCGTTCTCTCGGCTCGGGATTTGCGGCGCGATTGGCTGCGAAAAACAATCCGCGACTTCTGATTCTCACTTCTCCACTTTATTCTTTGTTAAGGACGATTCACCGTTACCTTCCGTTTATGCCTGCAAAACCTTTTTTGCGCTACAATATTCCGACTTTTCATTATTTAAAAAATGTTCGTTGTCCTATAAAAATTATTCACGGAAGTGATGACAAACTCGTTCCAATAAGCACTGCAGTTGATTTGTCAGAAATTAATCCCGAATTGACTAGGCTTTACGTGATTTTGAGAGCAGGACACATCAACGTACATCAGTTTGAAGAATATCACCGAGTGATGGAGGAGATTTTTGAGGAAAGAAAAGTCTTCATCAATGCCGAAACAACGAGTTTGGGTTATTCGCACAGGAAGTAA
- a CDS encoding alpha/beta hydrolase has translation MSELLKYFQEKVVFLPVILPNDHTYDFENDFEEYLWDTPFDGKINVLHFRIKNPKGVIAYFHGNADNLHRWGKIAVDFTKFGYDVLVMDYRGYGKSSGPRNEEYLYSDAQFFYDFAKENYGENKIIVYGRSLGGAFATKIAGENQPKMVILEATFYNLQDIVNRWLPGKVTDKVSPKMTYHFLSNQNILKIKVPLYHFHGTKDSVVPLKSGKKLFEVFEKEHPKIPKKFIEIKGGTHEDLIKYDEFVEEMKKIL, from the coding sequence ATGTCCGAATTACTCAAATATTTTCAGGAAAAAGTGGTTTTTTTGCCGGTTATTTTGCCAAATGACCACACTTACGATTTTGAAAATGATTTTGAGGAATATCTTTGGGACACTCCTTTTGATGGGAAAATCAATGTGCTTCATTTCAGGATTAAAAATCCAAAAGGAGTCATCGCCTACTTCCACGGAAATGCGGATAATCTTCACCGATGGGGAAAAATTGCAGTGGATTTTACGAAATTTGGATATGATGTTTTGGTGATGGACTATCGTGGTTACGGAAAAAGTTCAGGCCCAAGAAATGAGGAATACCTTTATTCTGATGCTCAATTTTTTTATGATTTTGCCAAGGAAAATTATGGCGAGAACAAGATTATTGTGTACGGAAGAAGTTTAGGCGGCGCATTTGCAACAAAAATTGCAGGAGAAAACCAGCCAAAAATGGTGATTTTAGAAGCCACCTTTTACAATCTTCAAGACATTGTAAACCGTTGGTTGCCGGGAAAAGTCACCGACAAAGTTTCCCCGAAGATGACTTATCACTTTCTCTCTAACCAAAATATTCTAAAAATAAAAGTTCCGCTTTATCATTTTCATGGAACGAAAGATTCAGTTGTTCCTTTAAAATCGGGGAAAAAACTGTTTGAGGTTTTCGAAAAGGAACATCCGAAAATTCCAAAAAAATTTATTGAAATTAAAGGCGGAACGCATGAAGACTTGATTAAATATGATGAGTTTGTAGAAGAAATGAAGAAAATATTATAA
- a CDS encoding 3'-5' exonuclease, which produces MLDFCAIDFETATHERNSACEMGICVVENGEIVETKTWLIKPPSFPYFHPRNIDVHGITPEDVQDSPTFEDIWHEAENLMYGNLMIAHNAGFDAGVLRGCLDYYGFFKPKLNYLCSISLAKKSWKNLPKYGLKSLAEQHQISFNHHRAGDDAEVCAKISLLAFQKLMLTRNDEVRDVLKKNLKVL; this is translated from the coding sequence ATGCTTGATTTCTGCGCCATCGATTTTGAAACCGCCACTCATGAACGAAACTCTGCTTGTGAAATGGGAATCTGCGTGGTAGAAAATGGCGAAATTGTGGAAACCAAGACTTGGCTCATTAAACCGCCGAGTTTTCCCTATTTTCATCCAAGAAATATTGATGTTCACGGAATTACACCCGAAGATGTTCAGGATTCACCCACGTTTGAAGACATTTGGCACGAAGCCGAAAATTTGATGTACGGAAACTTGATGATTGCGCATAACGCCGGATTTGACGCGGGAGTTTTGCGCGGCTGTCTAGATTACTACGGATTTTTTAAACCAAAACTCAATTATCTTTGCTCGATTTCTTTAGCCAAAAAATCTTGGAAAAATCTGCCGAAATATGGATTGAAAAGTTTGGCAGAACAACACCAAATTTCTTTCAACCATCACCGAGCAGGAGACGATGCGGAAGTTTGCGCTAAAATTTCACTTCTTGCTTTTCAGAAATTAATGTTGACAAGAAATGACGAAGTTCGGGATGTTTTGAAGAAAAATTTGAAAGTTTTATAA
- a CDS encoding DEAD/DEAH box helicase, which translates to MNFTDLKLIEPIAKALQEEGYTQPTPIQQKAIPNILQGRDLLGTAQTGTGKTAAFAIPILQNLTEKNVRNNQIKALILTPTRELAIQIEESFNAYGRHLRLRNLVVFGGVKQGAQEASLKKGVDILVATPGRLLDFISQGIISLKNLEIFVLDEADRMLDMGFVHDVKRIVKLLPPKRQTLFFSATFPDEIKNLADSILNNPVKVSVAPVSATADTIQQKVYFVEKDDKLDLLTHILQNDISDSVLVFSRTKHGADKIARKLQKHKISAEAIHGNKSQNQRQNALTNFKSGKSRVLVATDIAARGIDIDELKYVVNFELSDVSETYVHRIGRTGRAGAEGKSISFVDGLDLINLKNTEKLIGKKIPVEKDHPFHTDDLVVTKRDSNNKPFVPKPKPQSKENIGYKKPKNKGFFRKK; encoded by the coding sequence TTGAATTTTACCGACTTAAAACTAATCGAACCTATCGCGAAAGCGTTACAGGAGGAAGGTTACACGCAACCAACCCCAATTCAGCAAAAAGCAATTCCCAACATTTTACAAGGCAGAGATTTGCTCGGAACCGCACAAACCGGAACCGGAAAAACGGCTGCATTTGCTATTCCAATTTTACAGAATCTGACTGAAAAGAATGTCAGAAACAACCAAATTAAAGCTTTGATTTTAACGCCGACAAGAGAATTGGCGATTCAGATTGAAGAAAGTTTTAACGCTTACGGAAGACATTTGAGATTGAGAAACCTCGTTGTTTTCGGCGGTGTGAAACAAGGAGCGCAAGAAGCGTCTTTGAAAAAAGGCGTCGATATTTTGGTGGCTACTCCGGGAAGATTGCTCGACTTTATCTCGCAGGGAATTATTTCTTTGAAAAATTTGGAAATTTTCGTTCTTGATGAAGCCGACAGAATGCTCGACATGGGATTTGTTCACGATGTGAAAAGGATTGTGAAGCTTTTACCACCAAAAAGACAGACTTTGTTTTTCTCGGCGACTTTTCCCGATGAAATTAAAAACTTGGCGGATTCGATTCTAAATAATCCTGTGAAAGTTTCTGTTGCGCCCGTTTCTGCAACTGCGGACACGATCCAGCAGAAAGTATATTTTGTGGAAAAAGATGACAAACTCGATTTGTTGACGCATATTCTTCAGAACGATATTTCAGATTCCGTTCTCGTTTTTTCAAGGACGAAACATGGAGCAGATAAAATTGCGAGAAAACTACAAAAACACAAAATTTCTGCGGAAGCAATTCACGGAAATAAGTCTCAAAATCAAAGACAAAACGCTTTAACCAACTTTAAATCAGGAAAATCGAGAGTTTTGGTTGCCACCGATATCGCAGCAAGAGGAATCGATATTGATGAACTGAAATACGTGGTAAACTTCGAACTTTCCGATGTTTCCGAAACTTATGTTCACCGCATTGGTAGGACAGGAAGAGCCGGTGCAGAAGGAAAATCGATTTCTTTTGTTGATGGTTTGGATTTGATTAACCTGAAAAATACGGAGAAACTGATTGGAAAAAAAATTCCGGTAGAGAAAGACCACCCGTTTCACACCGATGATTTGGTAGTGACAAAGAGAGATTCAAACAATAAACCTTTTGTTCCAAAGCCGAAACCACAATCGAAGGAAAATATTGGCTATAAGAAACCGAAAAACAAAGGGTTTTTTAGGAAGAAATAA